The genomic region CCCGGACGTCAGCGAGGATATCTTTTACATTTTTCGCAGCCGAAACAGGCCAAAACAAGGGAGTCCCGAATCGAAAAATGCATTCCAATGATTTTCTCAGGAAAGGGGCTGAATGATCGGTAGTTCGTATTGCGAGAATGTTGATATTCGGGCCATTAGTTCAAAAAAAGTGAGCGTAATAAGTAAATCAACGAATTTTTTTACTAACTTTTATTTCACTTTTACAAATGCGGTATCGATGAATCAGGGCTTTGCTGAGAAGAAAAAGTAAAACTGTAATTTCAGGCCCGATGAAAAGAGTTTGTTTAATATCGTATTTTCTGCTAGCCATTAGTTGCCTGACTTCTGTGGCACAACGCACCATCCAGTTTTCCGATTTGGAATGGTTTGTCAAAGACGGTTTTTCCGGTCCTGGTCCCAATTATTGGTCGGATAGTTCGCACAGCGTTTGGGTAGATTCCAATGGCTTTTTACACTTGAAAATTCGGAAAGTTGCCGGTGTTTGGCATTGTGCCGAGATCTATTCGGTGAAAGAATTTGGTTATGGCGAATATAAATTTCATGTGGCAACCAATCTGGAGGACTATGCCGCCAACGTTATTGCCGGGCTTTTTTTATATGAAAACGACAGCTCCGAAATCGATATTGAATTTCCGAATCGCGGTTCGCATTCGTTGTTGGGTTGGTACACGGTGCAGCCAGGTCCATATTCCCACAGCAATCATGAAAAATTTGCACTGAACCTCTCCGGAAGTTACTCGACGCATTCTTTTATATGGAAGAAGGACTTGATTGAGTTTGAAAGTTACCACGGTCACGCCGACAGCTTACCAGGGCAAAATCACCTGATTAATCGATGGACGTATGTTGGGCAGAATATCCCGAAAGAGGGCAAAGAGCACTTGCATCTGAACTTGTGGTTAGATGAAGGAAAAGCGCCCGGTGACCAGAAAGAAGTAGAGCTAGTCATTAACTATGTGCACGTTTATCCGGAAGAAACGAGCAGTCCAAATTACTACGCGAT from Mangrovibacterium diazotrophicum harbors:
- a CDS encoding glycoside hydrolase family 16 protein gives rise to the protein MKRVCLISYFLLAISCLTSVAQRTIQFSDLEWFVKDGFSGPGPNYWSDSSHSVWVDSNGFLHLKIRKVAGVWHCAEIYSVKEFGYGEYKFHVATNLEDYAANVIAGLFLYENDSSEIDIEFPNRGSHSLLGWYTVQPGPYSHSNHEKFALNLSGSYSTHSFIWKKDLIEFESYHGHADSLPGQNHLINRWTYVGQNIPKEGKEHLHLNLWLDEGKAPGDQKEVELVINYVHVYPEETSSPNYYAIFENAFPFYNQSDD